The following proteins are encoded in a genomic region of Emys orbicularis isolate rEmyOrb1 chromosome 19, rEmyOrb1.hap1, whole genome shotgun sequence:
- the ELOF1 gene encoding transcription elongation factor 1 homolog has protein sequence MGRRKSKRKPPPKKKMTGTLETQFTCPFCNHEKSCDVKMDRARNTGVISCTVCLEEFQTPITYLSEPVDVYSDWIDACEAANQ, from the exons ATGGGCCGCAGGAAGTCAAAGCGGAAGCCCCCACCCAAGAAGAAGATGACGGGCACCCTGGAGACGCAGTTCACCTGCCCCTTCTGTAACCACGAGAAGTCCTGTGATGTCAAAAT GGACCGGGCTCGGAACACTGGCGTAATCTCATGTACTGTGTGTCTGGAGGAATTTCAGACTCCCATAACGT ATCTTTCAGAACCGGTGGACGTGTACAGTGATTGGATAGATGCTTGTGAGGCGGCCAATCAGTAG
- the ACP5 gene encoding tartrate-resistant acid phosphatase type 5 gives MEVEWEQMAGYLCLSALLLAALPTPYASPLSSGSSLRFIALGDWGGVSNPPFHTVREVATAKEMGRTVAALGADFILSLGDNFYYNGVRDVNDKRFQDTFEAVFKAQSLRKVPWYVVAGNHDHSGNVSAQIAYSKVSKRWNFPNYYYSLKFKVPKSNATVALLMIDTVTLCGNSDDFQSQQPQQPRDVGLARSQLAWLRKQMAASQDDYLLVAGHYPVWSVAEHGPTHCLVKHLQPLLLKYKATAYLCGHDHNLQYLQDKAGVGYVLSGAGNFMENSRKHYHKVPEGYLRFFYAEPASLGGFAYVEIDGKEMSVTYIEASGKSLYKTSLPRRRRL, from the exons ATGGAAGTTGAATGGGAACAG ATGGCGGGTTACCTGTGTCTATCTGCGCTCCTCCTGGCGGCTCTGCCGACCCCCTACGCCAGCCCGCTCTCCTCCGGCTCCTCCCTGCGCTTCATCGCCCTGGGGGACTGGGGCGGGGTGTCCAATCCCCCCTTCCACACGGTGCGCGAGGTGGCCACAGCCAAGGAGATGGGCCGCACGGTGGCAGCGCTGGGCGCCGACTTCATCCTGTCCCTCGGCGACAACTTCTACTACAACGGGGTGCGGGACGTCAACGACAAGAGGTTCCAG GACACCTTTGAGGCCGTGTTCAAGGCGCAGTCGCTGCGCAAGGTGCCGTGGTACGTGGTGGCCGGGAACCACGATCACTCGGGGAACGTCTCGGCTCAGATCGCCTACAGCAAGGTCTCCAAGCGCTG GAACTTCCCCAACTACTACTACAGCCTGAAGTTCAAGGTTCCCAAGAGCAACGCCACGGTGGCCCTCCTCATGATCGACACCGTCACCCTGTGCGGGAACTCGGACGACTTCCAGAGccagcagccccagcagcccCGGGACGTGGGGCTGGCCCGCAGCCAGCTGGCCTGGCTCCGCAAGCAGATGGCTGCCTCCCAGGACGACTACCTGCTGGTGGCCGGCCACTACCCGGTGTGGTCGGTGGCCGAGCACGGCCCCACCCATTGCCTGGTGAAGCACCTGCAGCCGCTGCTGCTCAAGTACAAGGCCACTGCCTACCTGTGCGGCCATGATCACAACCTGCAG TACCTGCAGGACAAGGCTGGCGTGGGCTACgtgctgagcggggccggcaacTTCATGGAGAACTCGCGGAAGCACTATCACAAGGTGCCCGAGGGCTACCTGCGCTTCTTCTACGCTGAGCCAGCGTCCCTGGGCGGCTTCGCCTACGTGGAGATCGACGGCAAGGAGATGAGTGTCACCTACATTGAGGCCAGCGGCAAGTCCCTCTACAAGACCTCCCTCCCCCGGAGGCGCCGCCTCTGA
- the CNN1 gene encoding calponin-1 produces the protein MTGERLADNFMEGLKDGVILCKLINKLQPGSVKKVNESTQNWHQLENISNFIKAITKYGVKPHDIFEANDLFENTNYTQVQSTLIALASQAKTKGNKVNMGVKYAEKHQRRFQPEKLKEGRNIIGLQMGTNKFASQQGMTAYGTRRHLYDPKLGTDQPLDQATISLQMGTNKGASQAGMTAPGTKRQIFEPTLGMEHCDSLNVSLQMGSNKGASQQGMTVYGLPRQVYDPKYCLQPNYAMVGEDEYNHSQHNFYNSE, from the exons ATGACGGGGGAGCGCCTTGCAGACAACTTCATGGAGGGGCTGAAGGATGGCGTCATCCTGTGCAA ACTCATCAACAAACTGCAGCCTGGCTCCGTGAAGAAGGTGAACGAGTCCACTCAGAACTGGCACCAG CTCGAGAACATCAGTAACTTCATCAAGGCCATCACCAAGTACGGCGTGAAGCCGCACGACATTTTCGAAGCCAACGACCTCTTTGAGAACACGAACTACACCCAGGTGCAGTCCACCCTGATCGCCCTGGCGAGCCAG GCCAAGACAAAAGGCAACAAAGTGAACATGGGTGTCAAATACGCCGAGAAGCATCAGCGCCGATTCCAGCCGGAGAAGCTGAAAGAAGGACGGAACATTATCGGGCTGCAG ATGGGCACCAACAAGTTTGCCAGCCAGCAGGGCATGACGGCGTACGGCACCCGCCGGCACCTCTATGACCCCAAACTGGGCACAGACCAGCCCCTGGATCAGGCCACCATCAGTCTACAAATGGGCACCAACAAGGGAGCCAGCCAG GCGGGCATGACGGCCCCAGGGACCAAGCGGCAGATCTTCGAGCCCACGCTGGGCATGGAGCACTGCGACAGCCTCAACGTCTCCCTGCAGATGGGCAGCAACAAGGGCGCCTCGCAGCAGGGCATGACCGTGTACGGGCTGCCACGCCAGGTCTACGACCCCAAGTACTGCCTCCAGCCCAACTATGCCATGGTCGGCGAGGACGAGTACAACCACAGCCAACACAACTTCTACAACTCCGAatga